In Calonectris borealis chromosome 22, bCalBor7.hap1.2, whole genome shotgun sequence, one genomic interval encodes:
- the VAT1 gene encoding synaptic vesicle membrane protein VAT-1 homolog yields MSAEPAPAPAATAAPEPAAAPERAPGPEPPAGGGEAAEHRALVLTGFGGYDKVKVQARRGGSPRPGEVSVRVRACGLNFADLMARQGLYDPLPPPPVCPGMECAGTVRALGDGVRDRQVGDKVMVLARSGLWQEVVNVPASQTFLMPEGMSFEEAAALLVNYITAYMILFDFGNLRPNQSVLIHMAAGGVGTAAIQLCKTVENVTIFGTASASKHDSLKESGVAYPIDYRTMDYAEEVRKISPKGVDIVLDPLGGSDTSKAFNLLKPMGKLITYGLANLLTGQKKNLMAMAKTWWNQFSISALQLLHHNKAVCGYHLGYMDEEFELVGGVVAKLVNLYSQGKIKPKIDSVWPFDQVADAMRQMQEKKNVGKVILVPEAPKEESKKEEN; encoded by the exons ATGTCCGCcgagccggccccggccccggccgccaccgccgcccccgaGCCGGCCGCCGCCCCCGAGCGGGCCCCGGGCCCCGagccgccggcgggcggcggaGAGGCGGCCGAGCACCGGGCGCTGGTGCTGACGGGCTTCGGCGGCTACGACAAGGTGAAGGTgcaggcgcggcgcggcggcagcccgCGGCCCGGCGAGGTCTCGGTGCGCGTCCGCGCCTGCGGCCTCAACTTCGCCGACCTGATGGCGCGGCAGGGGCTGTACgacccgctgccgccgccgcccgtctGCCCTGGCATGGAGTGCGCCGGCACCGTCCGCGCCCTCGGCGACGGCGTACGCGACCGACAG GTTGGCGATAAGGTAATGGTCCTGGCTAGGTCAGGGCTCTGGCAAGAAGTTGTGAACGTGCCAGCCAGTCAGACTTTCCTGATGCCTGAGGGGATGAGCTTTGAGGAAGCAGCTGCTCTTCTTGTCAACTACATCACTGCCTACATGATCCTGTTTGACTTTGGAAACCTGAGACCCAACCAGAGTGTCCTCATCCACATGGCTGCAG GTGGTGTGGGAACTGCTGCCATCCAGCTGTGCAAGACTGTAGAAAATGTCACCATCTTTGGCACAGCATCTGCCTCCAAGCATGATTCACTCAAGGAGAGCGGAGTTGCCTACCCTATTGACTACAGAACGATGGATTATGCAGAGGAGGTCCGGAAAATCTCTCCCAAAG GTGTTGACATTGTCCTGGACCCCCTGGGAGGATCCGATACATCCAAAGCATTTAACCTGTTGAAGCCAATGGGCAAACTCATCACTTACG GGCTAGCAAACTTGCTCACTGGGCAGAAGAAGAACCTCATGGCTATGGCTAAAACCTGGTGGAACCAGTTCAGCATCAGTGCCTTGCAGCTTCTGCACCATAACAAGGCTGTGTGTGGCTACCACCTTGGATATATGGATGAAGAATTTGAGCTTGTTGGAGGTGTTGTAGCCAAGCTGGTTAACCTGTACAGTCAAGGCAAAATCAAGCCCAAAATAGACTCTGTATGGCCCTTTGATCAG GTGGCAGATGCCATGAGGCAGATGCAAGAGAAGAAGAATGTTGGAAAGGTCATCCTGGTTCCTGAAGCACCCAAGGAAGAATCCAAAAAAGAAGAGAACTAA